One segment of Metallosphaera cuprina Ar-4 DNA contains the following:
- the aroF gene encoding 3-deoxy-7-phosphoheptulonate synthase: MILFVLNGDGSTLKEKLSSTSASYKFLNLYGKNLALAWPDSEVENIRDPSIEIVVKTKRSYVLAGNEWKKDPTKVNVGKVEIGGKKVVVAAGPCAVESEEQTETVAREVKKAGASLLRGGAYKPRTSPYSFQGLGEEGLKILKKASEQTGLPVVSEILDARDRDAFARYVDMVQIGARNSQNFTLLREMGKLGKPVLLKRGLGNTVEELIQSAEYILMEGNGNVVLCERGIRTFEKSTRFTLDIGGMVAGKLMTHLPFCADPSHPAGKRELVHSLALASVAAGADMLLIEVHPKPEVALSDSEQQLTPESFSLLMERVRGLASVLGRSA; encoded by the coding sequence ATGATCCTTTTCGTACTAAATGGAGATGGATCAACCTTAAAGGAGAAGCTAAGCTCCACTTCAGCATCATATAAGTTCTTAAACCTCTATGGGAAGAACCTGGCACTAGCGTGGCCAGACTCAGAAGTTGAGAACATACGTGACCCCTCAATAGAGATCGTTGTGAAGACGAAGAGGTCCTATGTGCTAGCCGGGAACGAATGGAAGAAGGATCCCACCAAGGTAAACGTTGGTAAAGTTGAAATAGGAGGGAAAAAAGTCGTAGTTGCAGCCGGACCGTGTGCTGTAGAATCGGAGGAGCAGACTGAGACTGTAGCCAGGGAGGTTAAGAAGGCTGGAGCCTCTCTATTGAGAGGAGGTGCTTACAAACCCAGGACTAGCCCTTACTCATTCCAAGGACTTGGAGAAGAGGGACTAAAAATACTTAAAAAGGCATCAGAACAGACCGGCCTCCCTGTTGTTTCTGAAATCCTGGACGCTAGAGACAGGGACGCCTTTGCTAGATACGTAGATATGGTTCAAATCGGAGCTAGGAACTCCCAGAACTTTACATTATTGAGAGAGATGGGTAAACTGGGTAAGCCCGTGCTCTTGAAGAGAGGTTTGGGAAACACGGTAGAGGAGCTGATACAATCTGCGGAGTACATACTGATGGAGGGAAACGGGAACGTGGTACTATGTGAGAGGGGTATCAGGACCTTTGAGAAGTCGACTAGGTTCACGTTGGACATAGGGGGAATGGTGGCGGGGAAGTTAATGACTCACCTCCCTTTCTGCGCCGATCCTAGCCACCCTGCAGGTAAGAGAGAACTAGTTCATTCTCTAGCCTTAGCTTCAGTTGCAGCAGGCGCAGACATGCTATTAATAGAGGTGCATCCGAAACCGGAAGTTGCGTTGAGCGACTCCGAGCAACAGTTGACCCCTGAGTCGTTCAGTCTGCTCATGGAAAGGGTGAGGGGTTTAGCTTCTGTCCTAGGTAGGTCCGCATGA
- the aroB gene encoding 3-dehydroquinate synthase: protein MIDFSEKICCSEVRVKIGREVLGELDSLQGKKGIVHPRTLRTQLKADLDIEIEDGERGKDISVAMRIVDELLSSGFTRGDYLIAMGGGTVLDVTGFSASIFMRGLNLINVPTTLLGMVDAAIGGKNGVNYRLAKNMIGTFYQPFMIVEDLSFLDTLPVEEFRRGMAEVIKYALVLDKELYDFLSLNHDSIMKRNQDVLEKVIYSSVKDKLFVVSEDERETKGVRIVLNFGHTIGHAIEAGSDFKVPHGLAISVGMVCEAKIAEEMGYAEEGVVEDVLWLLQLYGLPISMDQLNAKVEVERALKSMLMDKKRRGEETLMPFPTRIGNWRSVSVPNDTLVSFSKQCLGGN, encoded by the coding sequence ATGATAGACTTTTCTGAGAAGATATGTTGCTCTGAAGTGAGAGTTAAAATAGGAAGGGAGGTACTAGGAGAGCTGGACTCCCTTCAAGGGAAGAAGGGCATTGTTCATCCCAGGACGTTAAGAACCCAATTGAAGGCAGATCTAGACATAGAGATCGAAGACGGTGAAAGGGGAAAGGACATTAGCGTGGCTATGAGAATTGTTGATGAGCTTCTGAGCTCTGGCTTCACTAGAGGAGACTACTTGATAGCTATGGGAGGTGGAACAGTCCTAGATGTGACGGGGTTCTCAGCCTCAATATTCATGAGAGGGTTGAACTTGATAAACGTACCCACTACGCTGTTAGGAATGGTTGACGCTGCCATAGGAGGCAAAAACGGAGTAAACTACAGGCTGGCTAAGAACATGATAGGAACTTTTTATCAACCTTTCATGATAGTGGAGGACTTATCTTTTCTCGACACCTTACCTGTGGAAGAGTTTAGAAGAGGGATGGCTGAGGTTATCAAATATGCTCTTGTTCTAGATAAGGAACTATACGATTTCCTCTCCTTAAACCACGACTCCATAATGAAGAGGAACCAAGACGTGTTGGAGAAGGTCATTTACTCCTCAGTTAAGGATAAACTTTTCGTCGTCTCAGAGGACGAGAGGGAAACTAAGGGAGTGAGGATAGTTCTTAACTTCGGTCATACGATCGGGCACGCAATAGAGGCCGGTTCAGACTTTAAGGTACCTCACGGTTTAGCGATATCTGTTGGGATGGTATGCGAGGCAAAGATAGCTGAAGAGATGGGATACGCTGAGGAAGGAGTTGTAGAGGACGTGTTATGGTTATTGCAGTTGTACGGTCTACCTATCTCAATGGATCAATTGAACGCTAAGGTAGAGGTGGAGCGTGCCTTGAAGTCGATGCTAATGGATAAGAAGAGGAGGGGGGAGGAGACGTTGATGCCTTTCCCAACTAGGATAGGCAATTGGAGGAGCGTTAGTGTGCCTAACGATACCCTCGTTAGTTTCTCGAAACAGTGCCTAGGAGGGAACTGA